In the Adlercreutzia equolifaciens DSM 19450 genome, one interval contains:
- a CDS encoding 3-isopropylmalate dehydratase small subunit: protein MKFKGTVHRYGRDIDTDVIIPARYLNTSDPVELAKHCLEDLDTEFVNNVQPGDIIVADENFGCGSSREHAPIAIKAAGVDVVIAKSFARIFYRNAINTGLAIMECPEAVDAISNGDVVSVDADAGTITDETTGETFTAQPFPPFLMEIINAGGLVPRWQKKLGKDA, encoded by the coding sequence ATGAAATTCAAGGGAACCGTGCACCGGTACGGGCGCGACATCGACACTGACGTCATCATTCCCGCCCGCTATTTGAACACTTCCGATCCGGTGGAGCTGGCGAAGCATTGCCTGGAGGATCTGGACACGGAATTCGTGAACAACGTGCAGCCCGGCGACATCATCGTGGCCGATGAGAACTTCGGTTGCGGCTCATCGCGCGAGCACGCCCCCATCGCCATTAAGGCGGCCGGGGTGGACGTGGTCATCGCCAAGAGCTTCGCGCGCATCTTCTACCGCAACGCCATCAACACGGGGCTGGCCATTATGGAATGCCCCGAGGCCGTGGACGCCATCAGCAACGGCGATGTTGTGAGCGTGGACGCCGATGCGGGCACCATCACCGACGAGACCACGGGCGAGACCTTCACGGCCCAGCCCTTCCCGCCGTTCCTCATGGAGATCATCAACGCGGGAGGCCTCGTGCCCCGCTGGCAGAAGAAGCTCGGAAAGGACGCGTAG
- the leuC gene encoding 3-isopropylmalate dehydratase large subunit has protein sequence MTRPMTMAEKILAAHAGLDEVEPGQLIECDLDLVLANDITAPIAIKTVREITDKVFDPTKIALVPDHYTPNKDIKSAEQAKIVRDFVREQGIIHYYEVGCMGVEHALLPEQGVVGAGDLIIGADSHTCTYGALGAFSTGVGSTDAGVGMATGKAWFKVPETIKFVINGELAPGVTGKDVILHIIGMIGVDGALYKAMEFTGSAIESMPMDERLSISNMAIEAGGKAGLIPVDDVTRAYLDERAERPYTAYYSDDDAQFAQVVEIDAADIVPTVAFPHLPSNTRPVAEARDVKIDQAVIGSCTNGRLADMRQAAAVLAGRTVHPDVRCIVIPATQKVYQQCIAEGLMDIFIDAHCAVSTPTCGPCLGGYMGILAAGERAIATTNRNFVGRMGDPTSEVYLSSPAVAAASAVLGHIGLPEDLEAVADAAE, from the coding sequence TTGACTCGTCCCATGACCATGGCGGAGAAGATTCTCGCCGCCCATGCGGGGCTGGATGAGGTGGAACCGGGCCAGTTGATCGAATGCGATCTGGATCTGGTGCTCGCCAACGACATCACGGCCCCCATCGCCATCAAGACCGTTCGCGAGATCACCGACAAGGTGTTCGATCCGACCAAGATCGCCCTCGTGCCCGACCACTACACCCCCAACAAGGACATCAAGTCCGCCGAGCAAGCCAAGATCGTGCGCGATTTCGTGCGCGAGCAGGGCATCATCCACTACTACGAGGTGGGCTGCATGGGCGTGGAGCACGCACTTCTGCCGGAGCAGGGCGTCGTGGGCGCGGGCGACCTCATCATCGGCGCCGACAGCCACACCTGCACCTACGGCGCGCTGGGCGCGTTCTCCACGGGGGTGGGTTCCACCGATGCCGGCGTGGGCATGGCCACGGGCAAGGCCTGGTTCAAAGTGCCCGAGACCATCAAGTTCGTCATCAACGGCGAGCTGGCCCCCGGCGTCACCGGCAAGGACGTCATCCTGCACATCATCGGCATGATCGGCGTGGATGGCGCCCTGTACAAGGCTATGGAGTTCACGGGCAGCGCCATCGAAAGTATGCCGATGGACGAGCGCCTCTCCATTTCGAACATGGCTATCGAGGCCGGCGGCAAGGCGGGCCTTATCCCCGTGGACGATGTGACCCGCGCCTATCTGGACGAGCGCGCCGAGCGGCCCTATACCGCCTACTATTCCGACGACGACGCGCAGTTCGCCCAGGTCGTCGAAATCGACGCCGCCGACATCGTGCCGACGGTGGCCTTCCCGCACCTGCCGAGCAACACGCGCCCGGTGGCCGAGGCTCGCGACGTGAAGATCGACCAGGCCGTCATCGGCAGCTGCACCAACGGGCGCCTCGCCGACATGCGCCAGGCCGCAGCCGTGCTCGCGGGCCGCACGGTGCATCCGGACGTGCGCTGTATCGTCATCCCCGCCACCCAGAAGGTGTACCAGCAGTGCATCGCCGAGGGGCTCATGGACATCTTCATCGACGCCCACTGCGCCGTGTCCACCCCCACCTGCGGGCCGTGCCTGGGCGGCTACATGGGCATCCTCGCTGCCGGAGAGCGCGCCATCGCCACCACCAACCGCAACTTCGTCGGCCGCATGGGCGACCCCACCAGCGAGGTGTACCTCTCCTCGCCGGCCGTGGCCGCCGCTTCGGCCGTGCTCGGCCACATCGGCCTTCCGGAAGATTTGGAAGCCGTCGCGGACGCGGCGGAGTAG
- a CDS encoding peptidoglycan-binding domain-containing protein, with translation MEPIKRNDTGAAVEDVQTRLARIGHLPEDAITGIFDDATAAALAEFLAASALPPSEEVTEKVWAALVDATYNLGDRTLYLRMPYFHGHDVLELQQALGALGFFYGTRDAIFGAHTEEALRRFQLNLGLPSDGIAGAYTYAALRNLAHSWVGKEATHSPVRHLGFARAADVLERNAVCLFGTDEFSRAVASRMSNVAQATNPASKIISADALSVPPDASMMLVHVLLSATDAEAGVPLVSYAEEDTLGLRLASAVDVARDASWPRVSVLLPGTMWLEAGPERSAQHYAITLLDALCSALQE, from the coding sequence ATGGAACCTATCAAGAGAAACGACACTGGCGCCGCCGTCGAGGACGTGCAGACGCGCCTGGCCCGCATCGGGCATCTTCCCGAGGACGCCATCACCGGCATTTTCGATGACGCTACCGCCGCCGCTTTGGCCGAGTTCCTCGCTGCCTCGGCGCTCCCGCCGAGCGAAGAGGTGACCGAGAAGGTGTGGGCGGCGCTGGTAGACGCCACCTACAATCTGGGCGACCGCACGCTGTATCTGCGCATGCCCTACTTCCACGGGCACGACGTGCTTGAGCTGCAGCAAGCGCTGGGCGCGCTCGGGTTCTTCTACGGCACCCGCGATGCCATCTTCGGTGCTCACACCGAAGAGGCGCTCCGTCGCTTCCAGCTGAACTTGGGTTTGCCCTCCGATGGCATCGCCGGCGCCTACACCTATGCGGCGCTGCGCAACCTGGCCCACTCCTGGGTCGGCAAGGAAGCTACTCACAGCCCGGTGCGCCATTTGGGCTTCGCCCGTGCGGCCGATGTGCTCGAGCGCAACGCCGTGTGCCTGTTCGGCACCGATGAGTTCTCTCGGGCCGTGGCCTCGCGTATGTCGAACGTGGCTCAGGCCACCAATCCCGCCTCCAAGATCATCAGCGCCGACGCGCTCTCGGTACCGCCGGACGCGTCTATGATGCTCGTGCACGTGCTGCTGAGCGCGACGGACGCCGAGGCCGGGGTGCCGTTGGTGTCCTATGCGGAAGAGGATACGCTAGGGCTGCGTTTGGCCTCGGCCGTCGATGTGGCCCGCGATGCGAGCTGGCCCCGCGTGTCGGTGCTGCTCCCCGGTACCATGTGGCTAGAGGCCGGCCCGGAGCGCTCCGCCCAGCACTACGCCATCACGCTGCTCGACGCCCTCTGCTCCGCCTTGCAGGAGTAG
- a CDS encoding polyprenyl synthetase family protein translates to MKNISEILASVEETPVTFEDYLKAYADPVGELINSYIPHGTHGDMDRYLYDPLYHYSENAGKRHRPLICFAACLAVGGNPDRAATAAAAIEHFHSAALIHDDIADEAELRRGEPCLHLTEGLGLAINMGDLALSMVNGPVVNDPLLEDAVKVRVIKELIAMTCRTVEGQALDLGWARDGRYDITPEDYLTMAIHKTAHYSGAVPLAVGAIVGGADDEIVEALRSYGLDTGLAFQIQDDLLNLVGTDEAKKKDFRSDITEGKRTLVVVHALQNAAPEARERLVEILSSKERDPEVLAEAVAIMEETGSIDYARTFAEDLTLNAKARLAGALPPSQYRDLLVSMADWFVNRLK, encoded by the coding sequence ATGAAGAACATCTCAGAAATCCTCGCCAGCGTCGAAGAGACGCCCGTCACGTTCGAAGACTATTTGAAAGCTTATGCCGATCCGGTCGGGGAGCTGATCAACAGTTACATTCCCCATGGGACTCATGGGGATATGGATCGCTACCTGTACGATCCGCTCTACCATTACAGTGAGAACGCGGGCAAGCGCCACCGCCCGCTCATCTGCTTCGCGGCCTGCCTGGCCGTGGGCGGCAATCCCGATCGCGCTGCCACTGCCGCCGCGGCTATCGAGCATTTCCATTCCGCGGCTCTCATTCACGACGACATCGCCGACGAGGCCGAGCTGCGCCGCGGCGAGCCCTGCCTGCACCTCACCGAGGGGCTGGGGCTGGCCATCAACATGGGGGACTTGGCCCTTTCCATGGTGAACGGCCCGGTGGTGAACGATCCGCTTCTGGAGGACGCCGTGAAGGTGCGCGTCATCAAGGAGCTCATCGCCATGACCTGCCGCACGGTGGAGGGCCAGGCGCTCGATCTGGGTTGGGCCCGCGACGGGCGCTACGACATCACGCCCGAGGACTACCTCACCATGGCTATCCACAAGACGGCCCACTACTCGGGTGCTGTGCCCCTGGCCGTGGGCGCCATTGTGGGCGGCGCCGACGACGAGATCGTGGAAGCCCTGCGCAGCTACGGTCTGGACACGGGCCTCGCCTTCCAAATTCAGGACGATCTGCTGAACCTCGTGGGCACCGACGAGGCCAAGAAGAAGGACTTCCGCAGCGACATCACCGAGGGCAAGCGCACGCTGGTTGTGGTGCACGCCCTGCAGAACGCGGCGCCCGAGGCGCGCGAGCGTCTCGTCGAGATCCTGTCGTCGAAGGAGCGCGACCCGGAGGTGCTCGCCGAGGCCGTGGCCATCATGGAGGAGACGGGGTCCATCGATTACGCCCGCACCTTTGCCGAGGATCTGACGCTGAATGCCAAGGCGCGGTTGGCCGGGGCGTTGCCCCCTTCGCAGTACCGCGACTTGCTCGTATCCATGGCCGACTGGTTCGTGAACAGGTTGAAGTAA
- a CDS encoding type II toxin-antitoxin system RelE/ParE family toxin, whose product MAYRKAILAEAQQEYRDIVGYLVGVLQSKQAARNFMEEFDKQVSLVTETPELYGLSRVPELAELGYRCAPVKNYLVLYKVADGQIVVCRIIHRSRDYTRLL is encoded by the coding sequence ATGGCCTATAGGAAGGCCATATTGGCCGAGGCTCAGCAGGAGTACCGCGATATCGTCGGATATCTCGTCGGCGTGTTGCAGAGCAAGCAGGCTGCGCGGAATTTTATGGAGGAATTCGACAAGCAGGTGAGCCTCGTGACGGAGACTCCCGAGTTGTATGGCCTTTCTCGCGTTCCTGAGCTAGCAGAGCTGGGTTACCGGTGCGCTCCTGTGAAGAACTATCTTGTGCTGTACAAGGTGGCGGATGGGCAGATAGTCGTCTGTCGCATTATCCATCGCTCGCGGGATTACACCCGTCTTTTGTAG
- a CDS encoding type II toxin-antitoxin system Phd/YefM family antitoxin: MKNTAEFAELVERERDVTVTKNGCEVFHCLSEEQYRAMQDEVVRARLLSHVMRAERELAAGTYDDYDDFAAAVREEYGL; encoded by the coding sequence ATGAAGAATACGGCCGAGTTCGCCGAACTCGTCGAGCGTGAGCGCGATGTGACGGTGACGAAGAACGGCTGCGAGGTATTCCACTGTCTCAGCGAAGAGCAGTATCGCGCTATGCAAGACGAGGTGGTGCGGGCACGCCTGCTGTCTCATGTCATGAGGGCCGAGCGCGAGTTGGCGGCGGGGACTTATGACGACTACGATGACTTTGCTGCTGCGGTGAGGGAAGAATATGGCCTATAG
- a CDS encoding TorD/DmsD family molecular chaperone produces MGAGNMRETIGLADGCELMGALTRFPDSDLALAVTSGLVRDDAIGCARDIVSEHGDGQGDAVEILCEGFGCVGNEEVDALCSALRRAWSLLYVRQGSGVAVFPYESAFIHVRAGVPGEPALFRSALTLRVERTMRESGVLPKDAETEPCDSVWNEWAFLSFLIGSEAKALREGDEESAALWRDRSADFVCAHVSQWMPDFFKRTAEEVDRLAETGKIDVVTKRFYGALAAYGHLLLAALNEREGLQQR; encoded by the coding sequence GTGGGTGCGGGAAATATGAGAGAGACGATCGGTTTGGCCGATGGCTGCGAGCTGATGGGTGCCTTGACGCGTTTTCCCGATAGCGATTTGGCTTTGGCCGTGACAAGTGGGCTGGTACGTGACGATGCAATAGGCTGCGCGCGAGATATCGTCTCAGAGCACGGCGACGGGCAAGGAGACGCTGTCGAGATACTCTGTGAAGGGTTCGGGTGCGTTGGGAACGAGGAGGTAGACGCCTTGTGCAGCGCCCTTCGACGAGCGTGGTCGCTCCTCTACGTTCGCCAGGGAAGCGGGGTGGCTGTCTTTCCCTATGAGAGCGCGTTTATCCATGTGCGTGCGGGCGTACCTGGGGAGCCGGCGCTGTTTCGCTCAGCGCTGACCCTGCGCGTCGAGCGGACTATGCGCGAGAGTGGCGTCCTCCCGAAGGATGCCGAGACTGAGCCTTGCGATAGCGTCTGGAACGAATGGGCGTTTCTTTCGTTTCTGATCGGCAGCGAGGCGAAGGCGCTGCGTGAGGGCGACGAGGAAAGCGCGGCGCTCTGGCGGGATCGGTCTGCGGATTTCGTTTGCGCGCACGTCTCCCAGTGGATGCCGGATTTCTTCAAGCGCACCGCCGAAGAGGTCGATCGTCTCGCTGAGACAGGAAAGATCGATGTCGTAACCAAGCGCTTCTATGGCGCACTCGCTGCTTACGGGCATCTTCTGCTGGCCGCGCTCAATGAGCGCGAGGGCCTGCAACAAAGGTAA
- a CDS encoding 4Fe-4S dicluster domain-containing protein, translating to MTRYGMAIDLRRCIGCQACAAACKMANNLPKELTYNVVYTKGDDDFDSIGTAVSRGALANDNAGGTFPNCTLNFLPMQCQHCAEPACLSACPTGATQQREDGIVFVDTDLCIGCESCIKACPYEGVRSLISDNPEYYLEVEVGEFDAPPHTPGTVEKCTFCKNLIDRGEEPACMQLCPGRARYWGDLDDPDSAVSKAIEGRDFHLMMESAGTSPNVYYLK from the coding sequence ATGACTCGATACGGAATGGCGATCGACCTTCGTCGTTGCATTGGATGCCAGGCGTGCGCTGCGGCGTGCAAAATGGCGAACAATCTGCCGAAGGAGCTGACGTACAACGTTGTGTACACCAAAGGCGATGACGATTTTGACAGCATTGGCACCGCCGTGTCGCGCGGCGCTCTTGCCAACGACAACGCTGGCGGCACCTTCCCCAATTGCACGCTGAACTTCCTGCCTATGCAGTGCCAGCATTGCGCGGAGCCTGCTTGCCTGAGCGCGTGCCCCACCGGCGCGACCCAGCAGCGAGAAGACGGTATCGTGTTCGTCGATACTGATCTGTGCATTGGGTGTGAGTCGTGCATCAAGGCTTGTCCCTACGAGGGTGTTCGCAGTTTGATTAGCGACAACCCTGAGTATTATCTTGAGGTTGAGGTCGGCGAGTTCGATGCGCCGCCCCATACGCCCGGCACGGTGGAGAAGTGCACGTTCTGTAAGAATCTCATCGATCGGGGGGAGGAGCCGGCTTGTATGCAGTTGTGCCCAGGGCGTGCCCGCTATTGGGGCGATCTCGATGATCCCGATTCTGCGGTATCGAAGGCTATCGAAGGTCGCGACTTCCATCTTATGATGGAGTCGGCGGGGACAAGTCCAAACGTCTACTACTTGAAGTAG
- a CDS encoding molybdopterin-containing oxidoreductase family protein has protein sequence MTESKTGMSFSRRNFIKGAAALTATGALVGCAPAKETLAETGEEPVEVPETQIYAGACRAQCGQGCYLNVHVRDGRVVRTTAGHFDDGPEFDRICPKGLVQPARVYSSERLQYPMRRVGERGSGEFERITWDEAIAEIAEKWKSYREEFGPTSIAFFLGSGNTGTLGGGAPEGSVMARLLNVMGASRVLPDRDIATPMSWAYMFGAGPYGNRSSDAINAKHHVIWGGDTAVSQKQLAHFFLEARDAGTELVVIDIAYRTMASKSDWFIPVHPATDGALALGAIREIFEQGWEATDFLRDHTEAPLLIKEDGMFLRMSDLGVEPTETTTNAQGQEIPVDPYVVWDEASSSAVPLAQATKPALGGVAPIEGIAVRTEMEMIREAVEPWTLEHTSEVTGVSVEDIQHLAHLYTQEGDVQTDMKFGLNHYNNGMYSSKCVNSLLLVSGQMGRSGSGLFTGEPNFGEGNVQACITMPSATGEVPQGVGAILNWTDFCNNIVPTGKKLGEDFPIKSFYASCTNVVSNQTDQNKTLELMNAIEFIVIQDMTMNDTALYADILLPACHWFETEDLRVRYYCNPYLLWNEKAVEPLYESKPDFEIYKLIAEAMGYGDFFQFTADEYLNVVLSTPYGQEKGITIDKIREKNYLRCDNDPTIAFEGGVFGTATGRAMFYREAPQPDYNMGQELDLEKEKLSVFWEPAREADLSNPIREKFPFTICCEHMRTRAHTQWYDVDYLKEFEAAPVCRINPEDAAELGIEEGDTIRLYNDRGSVTMLAVLNPGQQRKAVHCPRSFLTREHIDGDLARTTFNDYNQACRNQSYFDCAVAIEKL, from the coding sequence GTCGGTTGTGCTCCCGCCAAGGAGACGCTGGCGGAAACGGGCGAGGAGCCGGTGGAGGTTCCGGAGACCCAGATCTATGCGGGCGCATGCCGTGCCCAGTGCGGTCAGGGCTGCTATCTGAATGTTCATGTGCGCGATGGTCGCGTGGTTCGTACGACAGCGGGTCACTTCGATGACGGCCCCGAGTTCGATCGTATTTGCCCGAAGGGCCTTGTCCAGCCCGCTCGCGTGTACAGCTCCGAGCGTTTGCAGTACCCCATGCGTCGCGTGGGCGAGCGCGGAAGCGGGGAGTTCGAGCGTATCACCTGGGATGAGGCGATTGCTGAAATCGCTGAGAAATGGAAGAGCTATCGGGAAGAGTTCGGCCCCACGTCCATTGCGTTCTTCTTGGGCAGCGGCAACACTGGTACGCTCGGCGGCGGTGCGCCGGAAGGTTCTGTCATGGCCCGACTTCTGAATGTCATGGGTGCGAGCCGGGTCCTGCCGGATCGCGATATCGCTACGCCGATGTCCTGGGCCTACATGTTCGGAGCTGGCCCCTACGGCAATCGCTCATCAGACGCCATCAACGCCAAACACCATGTGATTTGGGGTGGTGACACGGCAGTGTCCCAGAAGCAGCTCGCTCACTTCTTCCTCGAAGCCCGTGACGCCGGCACTGAACTTGTTGTTATCGACATCGCTTATCGCACCATGGCCTCGAAGTCCGACTGGTTCATCCCTGTTCATCCGGCTACTGATGGCGCTTTGGCGCTCGGTGCTATTCGCGAGATCTTCGAGCAAGGTTGGGAGGCGACTGATTTCCTGCGCGACCACACCGAGGCGCCCCTGCTGATCAAGGAAGACGGTATGTTCTTGCGCATGAGCGATTTGGGCGTGGAGCCAACTGAGACCACTACTAATGCTCAGGGCCAAGAGATTCCCGTCGACCCGTATGTAGTGTGGGATGAGGCGAGCTCCAGCGCCGTGCCTCTGGCCCAGGCCACTAAGCCCGCGCTTGGCGGCGTGGCTCCGATCGAGGGCATCGCGGTGCGCACAGAAATGGAGATGATTCGGGAAGCTGTTGAGCCGTGGACGCTGGAGCACACTTCTGAAGTGACTGGTGTGAGCGTTGAGGACATTCAGCATCTCGCGCACCTTTACACGCAAGAAGGCGATGTTCAGACGGACATGAAGTTCGGCCTGAACCACTACAACAACGGCATGTACAGCTCGAAATGCGTCAATTCTCTCTTGCTCGTGTCCGGCCAGATGGGTCGGTCGGGTTCGGGTCTGTTCACCGGCGAGCCGAACTTTGGAGAGGGCAACGTGCAGGCCTGCATTACGATGCCGAGCGCCACGGGCGAAGTTCCCCAAGGCGTCGGCGCCATTCTCAACTGGACCGACTTCTGCAATAACATCGTGCCCACGGGCAAAAAGCTTGGCGAGGACTTCCCCATCAAGTCTTTCTATGCCTCTTGCACTAACGTTGTTTCGAATCAAACGGATCAGAACAAGACTTTGGAGCTCATGAACGCGATCGAGTTCATCGTCATCCAGGATATGACCATGAACGATACCGCGCTGTATGCCGATATCCTGCTGCCCGCTTGCCATTGGTTCGAGACCGAGGATTTGCGCGTGCGCTACTACTGCAACCCCTATCTGCTGTGGAACGAGAAGGCCGTCGAGCCGCTGTACGAAAGCAAGCCCGATTTTGAGATATACAAGCTCATCGCCGAGGCTATGGGGTACGGTGACTTCTTCCAGTTCACCGCCGACGAGTATCTGAACGTTGTCCTCTCCACCCCCTATGGGCAGGAAAAGGGGATCACCATCGACAAGATTCGCGAGAAGAATTACCTGCGCTGCGACAACGATCCCACTATCGCCTTCGAGGGCGGCGTTTTTGGAACCGCCACGGGACGCGCCATGTTTTACCGCGAGGCGCCGCAGCCCGACTACAATATGGGCCAGGAATTGGATTTGGAGAAAGAGAAGTTGTCCGTGTTCTGGGAGCCGGCTCGCGAGGCCGATCTCTCCAATCCCATTCGCGAGAAGTTCCCCTTCACCATTTGCTGTGAGCATATGCGCACCCGCGCTCATACTCAGTGGTACGACGTGGACTATCTGAAGGAGTTCGAGGCCGCGCCAGTTTGCCGCATCAATCCGGAAGACGCCGCCGAGCTCGGCATCGAAGAGGGGGACACCATTCGCCTCTACAATGATCGCGGTTCGGTTACCATGCTGGCTGTTCTTAATCCCGGTCAGCAGCGCAAAGCGGTTCATTGCCCGCGCAGCTTCCTGACCCGTGAGCACATTGACGGTGATCTTGCCCGCACGACCTTCAACGACTACAACCAGGCTTGCAGAAACCAGTCCTATTTCGACTGCGCTGTGGCCATTGAGAAGCTCTAG